The following nucleotide sequence is from Devosia salina.
GGGGGTGTCGGTCTTTCGGCGCCCCCAAAAACTTGTCTGGGGCTTCGACACCCCCACCCCGGCCCTCCCCTCAAGGGGGAGGGTGCGCCAAGCGAGAGTGCATGGAATGCCCCAAGCCCCCTACACCGTCGACCAGCTGATCTCCGCCAAGGCCATCGCCGCCCGCGTCGAGGCCCTGGCCCATGAAATCACCGACGCCTTCAAGGACACCGACAAGCTCGTCGTGGTCGGCCTACTGCGCGGCTCCTTCATCTTCATCGCCGATCTCGTCCGCGAGATCGACCTGCCGGTCGAGGTCGACTTCATCGAGGCCTCGTCCTATGGCGACGCCATGGAATCGAGCCGCGAGGTACGCATCCTTAAGGACCTGCGCGGCGAAATTCACGGCCGCGACGTGCTGGTGGTCGAGGACATCATCGACACCGGCCACACGCTCAAGCACGTGCTCGAAATCCTCGAAACCCGCCATCCGCGCCGCATGGAAGTCTGCGCTCTGCTGAACAAGCCGAGCCGCCGCGAGACCGACGTCCCCGCCCGCTGGATCGGCTTCGACATTCCCGATGAATTCGTCGTCGGCTACGGCATCGACTACGCCCAGCGCAACAGAAATCTGCCGCATATCGGGAAGGTGCGGTTTGTGAACACCTGAGCATCGGTTCCTTAGCCTCCCTCCCCTTGATGGGGAGGGTAGCGAAGCTTGGCCGCAGGCCTAGGGTCTGTACTCAATAAGGATTCCCGTCTGGCGTGAGTTGTGATTCAAGGTTTCCGAGAGGAGACCGTTATGAAACAGCGACAATTGACGTGGTTGAGCGATGCGGAGTGGGCACGCATCGAGCCCTTACTGCCTCGCGGTCGCAAGGGGGCGCATCGGGTCGATGACCGTCGGGTGATCTCGGGCATCGTGCACATGCTCAAGAGCGGAGCGCGCTGGCGTGATTGCCCGCCTGAATATGGGCCGTACACGACGATCTACAACCGCTTCAACCGCTGGAGCCGGCAAGGCATCTGGCTGGGCATGTTCGAGGCGCTGACCGGGCACAATGGCATCTGGGGCACTGTCGCCCTCGACGCGACCCATATCAAGGCGCACCGTTCGGCGGGCGGTGCAAAAGGGGGGCCTTCGCGCAGGCCATCGGCATCTCGCGTGGCGGACGCACCAGCAAGCTCCACGGACTGACCGACGCCCAGGGCCGACCACGCCTGCTCATGGTCTCGGCCGGCAATATCAACGACATGACCATGGCCGGTGCCGTGATCGAAAAGGCCGCCGGTCGCTTCGACCGTCTCATTGCTGATCGTGGATACGACACCAACGCCATCCGCGCCGCCATCACTGCGCAGGGCGCTCAGGTCGTCATTCCCTCTACCGCCAGCCGGCGCGCGCCGATCCCATATGACCGCGATGCTTACAAGGCCCGAAACCTGGTGGAACGCCTCTGGTGCCGCCTCAAGGATTGGAGGCGCATCGCCACACGCTACGACAAGCTCGCCAGAAACTTCCTGGCCGCAGCGCTCATCCCTGCTGCCATAACCTATTGGTGCAATTGAGTCCGGACCCTAGCGGAGTTGGGTGGGGTGATGGCAGGCGCAGCGCTCGTTGCTCCACCCCACCCTCATTCCCTCCCCATCAAGGGGAGGGAGGCGCAAGGGCACAGATGCCCCCACCGCCCGCTACCGCTTCCGAAACGTGCTGAACTGGAATCTCTGCACGCTGCCCCAGGGCGTCACATGCTCGTGCCGGCGATGATCCACCAGCTCAAAGCCCGGCCCCAATAGCGCCGCAAGGCTCTCAGCGTCATGCCGCACCACCGGAAGCCCGCTGCATTTT
It contains:
- the hpt gene encoding hypoxanthine phosphoribosyltransferase, with product MPQAPYTVDQLISAKAIAARVEALAHEITDAFKDTDKLVVVGLLRGSFIFIADLVREIDLPVEVDFIEASSYGDAMESSREVRILKDLRGEIHGRDVLVVEDIIDTGHTLKHVLEILETRHPRRMEVCALLNKPSRRETDVPARWIGFDIPDEFVVGYGIDYAQRNRNLPHIGKVRFVNT
- a CDS encoding IS5 family transposase (programmed frameshift); the encoded protein is MKQRQLTWLSDAEWARIEPLLPRGRKGAHRVDDRRVISGIVHMLKSGARWRDCPPEYGPYTTIYNRFNRWSRQGIWLGMFEALTGHNGIWGTVALDATHIKAHRSAGGAKGGPSQAIGISRGGRTSKLHGLTDAQGRPRLLMVSAGNINDMTMAGAVIEKAAGRFDRLIADRGYDTNAIRAAITAQGAQVVIPSTASRRAPIPYDRDAYKARNLVERLWCRLKDWRRIATRYDKLARNFLAAALIPAAITYWCN